One genomic segment of Pseudonocardia sp. T1-2H includes these proteins:
- a CDS encoding DUF2334 domain-containing protein: protein MTAELVVSLSGLTDAPAGAIERARVLVEELERRGVPVTHLVRPRAESGSLSGDDALVRWIAARRIAGDALALHGYDHDPDPTRQGARIGRRAEFAMLPRHEAGLRLVAARRALTMAGLGTDVFVPPRWLASPGTLEAVREQGFAVCADENGVHLFGEPSARLIRSRALGFRLTGERRPAADDRRRAETWRRRLLQAEARRIAHRGGVVRIGMRAKDLRKPGRVRALLDSVDDVLAAGAVPTTYEGLAAAARRAA from the coding sequence ATGACCGCTGAACTGGTCGTGTCGCTGTCCGGGCTCACCGACGCGCCGGCGGGCGCGATCGAGCGCGCCCGCGTGCTCGTCGAGGAGCTGGAGCGCCGGGGCGTGCCCGTCACCCATCTCGTCCGGCCCCGTGCGGAGAGCGGCTCGCTGAGCGGCGACGACGCACTCGTCCGCTGGATCGCCGCGCGCCGGATCGCCGGGGACGCGCTGGCCCTGCACGGCTACGACCACGACCCGGACCCGACCCGGCAGGGCGCCCGGATCGGGCGCCGCGCGGAGTTCGCCATGCTCCCCCGGCACGAGGCGGGCCTGCGGCTCGTCGCCGCGCGCCGGGCCCTCACCATGGCCGGGCTGGGCACGGACGTCTTCGTCCCGCCCCGCTGGCTGGCCTCCCCGGGCACCCTGGAGGCGGTGCGCGAGCAGGGCTTCGCGGTCTGTGCCGACGAGAACGGCGTGCACCTCTTCGGCGAGCCCTCCGCGAGGCTGATCCGCTCCCGGGCACTCGGTTTCCGGCTCACCGGGGAGCGTCGCCCGGCCGCGGACGACCGGCGCCGCGCCGAGACGTGGCGGCGCCGCCTGCTGCAGGCCGAGGCCCGGCGCATCGCGCACCGTGGCGGGGTCGTCCGGATCGGCATGCGGGCCAAGGACCTGCGCAAGCCGGGCCGGGTACGGGCGCTGCTGGACTCGGTGGACGACGTCCTGGCCGCGGGCGCGGTCCCGACGACGTACGAGGGACTGGCCGCCGCGGCACGCCGGGCGGCGTGA
- a CDS encoding MBL fold metallo-hydrolase, with protein sequence MQLTHFGHACVLIDTGTARLLIDPGAFSTGFESLTGLDAVLITHQHFDHLEPDRLPDLLRANPDARVIVDPGTAGQLEAVDHEVVAPGDSLEIAGARVDVIGDGDHAVIHPDIPMIANNGYLVGDVDAPGTLLHPGDAYVPLPEGLDPVETLLLPTGAPWLKVAEAVDYLRAMTPRTAVPIHEAVLADPGMHYGLFTNLAPKGTTVKVLERETASAL encoded by the coding sequence GTGCAGCTCACCCACTTCGGCCACGCCTGCGTCCTGATCGACACCGGGACCGCGCGCCTGCTGATCGACCCGGGCGCGTTCTCCACCGGCTTCGAGTCGCTGACCGGCCTGGACGCCGTCCTGATCACCCACCAGCACTTCGACCACCTGGAGCCGGACCGGCTGCCGGACCTGCTGCGGGCGAATCCGGACGCCCGGGTGATCGTGGACCCCGGCACCGCCGGGCAGCTGGAGGCCGTGGACCACGAGGTCGTCGCACCCGGGGACTCGCTGGAGATCGCCGGCGCCCGCGTCGACGTGATCGGCGACGGGGACCACGCGGTGATCCACCCGGACATCCCGATGATCGCCAACAACGGCTACCTCGTCGGGGACGTCGACGCCCCGGGCACGCTGCTGCACCCCGGCGACGCGTACGTCCCGCTCCCGGAGGGCCTCGACCCCGTCGAGACGCTGCTGCTGCCCACCGGTGCGCCGTGGCTCAAGGTGGCCGAGGCCGTCGACTACCTGCGGGCGATGACGCCCCGGACCGCCGTGCCGATCCACGAGGCGGTGCTGGCCGACCCGGGGATGCACTACGGCCTGTTCACGAACCTCGCGCCGAAGGGCACGACGGTGAAAGTGCTGGAGCGGGAGACCGCGAGCGCCCTCTGA
- the purS gene encoding phosphoribosylformylglycinamidine synthase subunit PurS → MARVVVDVMPKPEILDVQGQAVSRALTRIGVAGVADVRQGKHFELEVDDSVDDETLHRIAGDLLANPVIEDWKVTRV, encoded by the coding sequence GTGGCGAGAGTCGTGGTGGACGTGATGCCGAAGCCGGAGATCCTGGACGTCCAGGGCCAGGCGGTCTCCCGGGCGCTGACCCGCATCGGGGTCGCCGGGGTGGCCGACGTGCGGCAGGGCAAGCACTTCGAGCTCGAGGTCGACGACTCGGTCGACGACGAGACCCTGCACCGCATCGCCGGTGACCTGCTGGCGAACCCGGTGATCGAGGACTGGAAGGTGACGAGGGTATGA
- the purQ gene encoding phosphoribosylformylglycinamidine synthase subunit PurQ, with the protein MSAARIGVITFPGTLDDVDAARAVRRAGAEPVALWHSDRDLQGVDAVVVPGGFSYGDYLRAGAIASLAPIMTEVVSGAAGGLPVLGICNGFQILCEAGLLPGALARNAGLHFVCRDQRLRVENAGTAWTSAFTDGEEIVVPVKNAEGRYVADGETLTRLEDEGRVAFRYVGGNPNGAMADIAGISSENGRVVGLMPHPEHAIDTLTGPSEQGLGLFTSLLRTLTGAAV; encoded by the coding sequence ATGAGCGCCGCGCGGATCGGGGTCATCACCTTCCCCGGCACCCTGGACGACGTCGACGCCGCCCGCGCGGTCCGCCGCGCCGGCGCCGAGCCCGTCGCGCTCTGGCATTCCGACCGGGACCTGCAGGGTGTGGACGCCGTCGTCGTCCCGGGCGGGTTCTCCTACGGGGACTACCTGCGCGCCGGGGCGATCGCCAGCCTCGCGCCGATCATGACCGAGGTCGTGTCCGGCGCCGCCGGGGGCCTGCCCGTGCTCGGCATCTGCAACGGCTTCCAGATCCTCTGCGAGGCAGGCCTGCTGCCGGGCGCCCTCGCCCGCAACGCGGGGCTGCACTTCGTGTGTCGGGACCAGCGGCTGCGCGTCGAGAACGCCGGCACCGCCTGGACCTCGGCGTTCACCGATGGCGAGGAGATCGTCGTCCCGGTCAAGAACGCCGAGGGCCGCTACGTCGCGGACGGGGAGACGCTCACCCGGCTCGAGGACGAGGGCCGGGTCGCGTTCAGGTACGTCGGCGGGAACCCGAACGGCGCGATGGCGGACATCGCCGGCATCTCTTCGGAGAACGGCCGGGTCGTCGGGCTCATGCCCCACCCGGAGCACGCCATCGACACCCTCACCGGGCCGTCGGAGCAGGGGCTGGGCCTGTTCACCTCACTGCTCAGGACACTGACGGGTGCCGCGGTCTAG
- a CDS encoding PP2C family protein-serine/threonine phosphatase, with product MSRPLPGEPGHRVLLVEDDPGDVFLVRELLAEVDPSVRVTVADSVRAVVEGDLLAETDCVLLDLNLPGTSGLDGLRQILRTAPGMAVCVLTGLDDEHLGIESVGVGAQDYLVKNKADGAVLIRAIRYAVERRRAEAGLVRLREEQLAAAESVRLERGLLPSPLLDGSSVGARAFYRSGRTRSVLGGDFYDAVRGPSGTVHAIVGDVSGHGPDEAALGALLRVSWRALVLAGVAEPQLLPKLQEVFVSERHDRTLFTTVTTLAIEQTEGGQAQALIRVAGHPPPISLRPGAVPLPVSVGVPLGVVAGSAWEPKTVELAEGWALLVYTDGLIEGRGTEPGQLLWQEGLVELLEQERDVPLGDLPSRLVERAQTINGGPLSDDVAILLLSDARTPRGVGVG from the coding sequence GTGTCCCGACCCCTCCCCGGCGAACCCGGCCACCGGGTCCTGCTCGTCGAGGACGACCCGGGGGACGTGTTCCTGGTCCGGGAGCTGCTCGCCGAGGTCGACCCGAGCGTGCGGGTGACGGTCGCGGACTCCGTCCGTGCGGTCGTCGAGGGAGACCTGCTCGCCGAGACGGACTGCGTGCTGCTGGACCTCAACCTGCCCGGCACCAGCGGCCTCGACGGGCTGCGGCAGATCCTGCGGACGGCCCCCGGCATGGCGGTCTGCGTCCTCACCGGTCTGGACGACGAGCACCTCGGTATCGAGTCCGTCGGGGTCGGCGCGCAGGACTACCTGGTCAAGAACAAGGCGGACGGCGCGGTGCTGATCCGCGCGATCCGCTACGCCGTCGAGCGCCGCCGGGCCGAGGCCGGCCTGGTGCGCCTGCGCGAGGAGCAGCTCGCGGCCGCGGAGTCCGTCCGCCTCGAACGCGGCCTGCTGCCGTCGCCGCTGCTCGACGGCAGCAGCGTGGGCGCCCGGGCCTTCTACCGCTCCGGCCGCACCCGCTCCGTGCTCGGCGGGGACTTCTACGACGCGGTGCGCGGTCCGTCGGGCACCGTCCACGCCATCGTCGGGGACGTCTCGGGCCACGGGCCGGACGAGGCCGCCCTCGGCGCCCTGCTGCGCGTCTCCTGGCGTGCGCTGGTGCTGGCCGGGGTGGCCGAGCCGCAGCTGCTGCCCAAGCTGCAGGAGGTGTTCGTCAGCGAGCGGCACGACCGCACCCTGTTCACCACGGTCACCACGCTGGCGATCGAGCAGACCGAGGGCGGGCAGGCGCAGGCGCTGATCCGGGTGGCCGGACATCCGCCGCCGATCTCGCTGCGGCCGGGCGCGGTGCCGCTGCCGGTGTCGGTCGGGGTGCCGCTCGGGGTCGTGGCGGGCAGCGCGTGGGAGCCGAAGACCGTCGAGCTCGCGGAGGGCTGGGCGCTGCTCGTCTACACCGACGGGCTGATCGAGGGCCGTGGCACCGAGCCGGGCCAGCTGCTGTGGCAGGAGGGCCTGGTCGAGTTGCTGGAACAGGAACGGGACGTGCCGCTCGGGGACCTGCCGAGCCGGCTCGTCGAGCGCGCCCAGACGATCAACGGCGGGCCCCTGTCCGACGACGTCGCGATCCTGCTGCTCTCGGACGCGCGGACGCCGCGCGGCGTGGGGGTCGGGTGA
- a CDS encoding sensor histidine kinase has protein sequence MSVPVPERTRRPLRRQHRVEEDAAAAKHWPIRRWFALGAGTVVVIMVLAVVFGTIAVLRINDARDRLYDQVAPALTAGQDVNSALLDQETGVRGFAIVPTPDFLTPYANGVEAQNRAFAQLYALLGPQASPAFGSADGTVRADVDELSRATQAWREQYAEPSIAAVRAGGAPVDPQRGRELFEDVRTASSGLVTDLVQVRAEARGQLDRAIRFLSVVGVVIAVIAVGFLVVASLAVRGAVLRPISRLAAQTRAVVAGNVGVQVVQAVGPREIVELGQDVEAMRAHIQREVDELQDANRRLDEQTTELERSNRDLEQFAYVASHDLQEPLRKVSSFCQLLQRRYGGQLDERADQYIGFAVDGAQRMQTLINDLLTFSRVGRTTAGFVAVPLTRAAQAAAGQLGAAREDVDGEVIVPDDLPTVHGDPGLLQQLLFNLIGNALKFHREGVPPVVRVEGGLNDAGDWEIAVRDNGIGIEPEFADKIFVIFQRLHGRDVYAGTGIGLALAKKIAEFHGGRIWVDTDPRPEPGTVVRFTLPVAAQTPAGRAAPAPSAEKEPAQ, from the coding sequence GTGAGCGTGCCCGTGCCCGAACGCACCCGTCGGCCGCTGCGGCGCCAGCACCGCGTGGAGGAGGACGCCGCGGCGGCGAAGCACTGGCCGATCCGCCGCTGGTTCGCCCTCGGCGCGGGCACGGTCGTGGTGATCATGGTGCTCGCCGTCGTGTTCGGGACGATCGCCGTGCTGCGCATCAACGACGCCCGGGACCGGCTCTACGACCAGGTTGCCCCGGCGCTCACCGCCGGTCAGGACGTCAACTCGGCGCTGCTGGACCAGGAGACCGGCGTCCGGGGTTTCGCGATCGTGCCCACCCCGGACTTCCTGACGCCCTACGCGAACGGGGTGGAGGCGCAGAACCGGGCGTTCGCGCAGCTCTACGCCCTGCTGGGGCCGCAGGCCTCGCCGGCGTTCGGCTCGGCCGACGGGACCGTCCGTGCGGACGTGGACGAGCTGAGCCGGGCCACACAGGCGTGGCGGGAGCAGTACGCCGAGCCCTCGATCGCCGCCGTGCGGGCCGGTGGCGCCCCCGTGGATCCGCAGCGCGGCCGGGAGCTGTTCGAAGACGTCCGCACCGCGAGCAGCGGCCTCGTCACGGATCTCGTGCAGGTGCGGGCCGAGGCCCGTGGCCAGCTGGACCGCGCCATCCGGTTCCTCTCGGTCGTCGGCGTCGTGATCGCGGTGATCGCGGTGGGGTTCCTGGTCGTCGCGTCCCTCGCCGTGCGCGGGGCCGTCCTGCGGCCCATCTCGCGGCTCGCCGCGCAGACCCGCGCCGTGGTGGCCGGGAACGTCGGCGTGCAGGTGGTGCAGGCCGTCGGGCCGCGGGAGATCGTCGAGCTCGGACAGGACGTCGAGGCGATGCGCGCGCACATCCAGCGCGAGGTCGACGAGCTGCAGGACGCCAACCGCCGGCTCGACGAGCAGACCACCGAGCTCGAGCGGTCCAACCGCGATCTCGAGCAGTTCGCCTACGTCGCGAGCCACGACCTGCAGGAGCCGCTACGCAAGGTCTCGAGCTTCTGCCAGCTGCTGCAGCGCCGCTACGGCGGCCAGCTCGACGAGCGCGCGGACCAGTACATCGGCTTCGCCGTCGACGGCGCGCAGCGGATGCAGACCCTGATCAACGACCTGCTGACGTTCTCCCGGGTCGGGCGCACGACCGCGGGCTTCGTCGCGGTGCCGCTCACCAGGGCGGCGCAGGCCGCCGCCGGTCAGCTCGGGGCGGCGCGCGAGGACGTCGACGGCGAGGTGATCGTCCCGGACGACCTGCCGACCGTGCACGGCGACCCGGGACTGCTGCAGCAGCTGCTGTTCAACCTGATCGGCAACGCGCTGAAGTTCCACCGCGAGGGCGTCCCGCCCGTCGTCCGGGTCGAGGGGGGCCTCAACGACGCCGGGGACTGGGAGATCGCCGTGCGGGACAACGGCATCGGCATCGAGCCGGAGTTCGCGGACAAGATCTTCGTGATCTTCCAGCGGCTGCACGGCCGGGACGTGTATGCCGGTACCGGCATCGGCCTGGCGCTCGCGAAGAAGATCGCCGAGTTCCACGGCGGCCGGATCTGGGTGGACACCGACCCCCGGCCGGAGCCGGGCACGGTCGTGCGGTTCACACTGCCCGTTGCGGCCCAGACACCCGCGGGGCGTGCCGCGCCCGCACCCTCGGCAGAGAAGGAACCGGCTCAGTGA
- a CDS encoding response regulator, producing MTDDPRIINVLLVEDDPGDVLMTREAFEEYLHNRLDVVTDGSEALAYLRNEGQYADAPRPDLILLDLNLPRRDGREVLAEVKGDPGLQHIPVIVLTTSQAEEDVLKSYQLHANAYVTKPVDFEGFIEAIKHIDHFFVSVVKLPNS from the coding sequence GTGACCGACGACCCCCGGATCATCAACGTGCTGCTCGTCGAGGACGACCCGGGCGACGTGCTCATGACGCGCGAGGCGTTCGAGGAGTACCTGCACAACCGGCTCGACGTCGTCACCGACGGCTCCGAGGCGCTGGCCTACCTGCGCAACGAGGGCCAGTACGCGGACGCCCCGCGCCCGGACCTGATCCTGCTCGACCTCAACCTGCCCCGCCGGGACGGCCGCGAGGTCCTCGCCGAGGTCAAGGGCGACCCCGGCCTGCAGCACATCCCGGTCATCGTGCTCACCACCTCGCAGGCCGAGGAGGACGTGCTGAAGAGCTACCAGCTGCACGCGAACGCCTACGTCACCAAGCCGGTGGACTTCGAGGGCTTCATCGAGGCGATCAAGCACATCGACCACTTCTTCGTGAGCGTCGTCAAGCTGCCGAACTCCTGA
- the purL gene encoding phosphoribosylformylglycinamidine synthase subunit PurL, producing MTELAAPIVTDTVAHAAATPDHPQPYRELGLKDDEYARIREILGRRPTDAELAMYSVMWSEHCSYKSSKVHLGYFGETTTAEMKEKMLAGIGENAGVVEIGDGWAVTFKVESHNHPSYVEPYQGAATGVGGIVRDIMAMGARPIAVADPLRFGPADAPDTARVLPGVVAGVGGYGNCLGLPNVGGEVVFDASYAGNPLVNAMCVGAMRTEDLHLAFASGTGNKIILFGARTGLDGIGGVSVLASDTFAGEEGGGGHKKLPSVQVGDPFTEKVLIECCLELFHAGLVVGIQDLGGAGLSCATSELASAGSGGMHVNLDAVPLRATGMTPAEILSSESQERMCAVVRPEDVDAFMAVCAKWDTIATVIGEVTDGDHLVIDFHGQTVVDVPPRTVAHDGPVYHRPVQRGEGQDALVANTADSLPRPASPSELRAEILRMAASPNLCSRAWVTDQYDRYVRGNTASAQPADAGVVRIDEESGRGIAVATDCNARFTALDPYTGAQLALAEAYRNVATSGAVPTAVTNCLNFGSPEDPHVMWQFSQAVRGLADGCAQLGIPVTGGNVSFYNQTGTQAILPTPVIGILGVLDDVATRVPSGFRNTGDVVVLLGRTLAELDGSEWAHVAHGHLGGRPPAVDLEHERRLAALLAAAATDRLLTGSHDLSEGGLAQALVEASLVGGRGAEVSLPTPGVVDPFVTLFAESAGRVLVTVAPEQAEELLARAAAANLPAQRLGTVGGDVLAIEGVPALPLDELRTAWEGTLPALFGA from the coding sequence GTGACTGAGCTCGCCGCACCGATCGTCACCGACACCGTGGCCCACGCGGCCGCCACCCCGGACCACCCCCAGCCCTACCGGGAACTGGGTCTGAAGGACGACGAGTACGCCCGCATCCGGGAGATCCTGGGCCGCCGGCCGACGGACGCCGAGCTGGCGATGTACTCGGTGATGTGGAGCGAGCACTGCTCCTACAAGTCCTCCAAGGTGCACCTCGGGTACTTCGGGGAGACCACCACGGCGGAGATGAAGGAGAAGATGCTCGCGGGCATCGGCGAGAACGCCGGCGTCGTCGAGATCGGGGACGGCTGGGCCGTCACCTTCAAGGTCGAGTCGCACAACCACCCGTCCTACGTCGAGCCCTACCAGGGCGCCGCGACGGGCGTCGGCGGCATCGTCCGGGACATCATGGCCATGGGGGCCCGCCCGATCGCCGTCGCGGACCCGCTGCGCTTCGGCCCCGCGGACGCGCCGGACACCGCGCGCGTGCTGCCGGGCGTGGTCGCGGGCGTCGGCGGCTACGGAAACTGCCTGGGCCTGCCGAACGTGGGCGGCGAGGTCGTCTTCGACGCCTCCTATGCCGGGAACCCGCTGGTCAACGCCATGTGCGTCGGCGCGATGCGCACCGAGGACCTGCACCTGGCGTTCGCCTCCGGCACCGGGAACAAGATCATCCTGTTCGGGGCCCGGACCGGCCTGGACGGCATCGGCGGCGTCTCCGTCCTGGCCAGCGACACCTTCGCGGGCGAGGAGGGCGGCGGCGGGCACAAGAAGCTGCCGTCGGTGCAGGTCGGGGACCCGTTCACCGAGAAGGTGCTCATCGAGTGCTGCCTCGAGCTGTTCCACGCGGGCCTGGTGGTCGGCATCCAGGACCTCGGCGGCGCCGGGCTGTCCTGCGCCACGAGCGAGCTGGCCAGCGCGGGTTCCGGCGGCATGCACGTGAACCTGGACGCCGTCCCGCTGCGCGCCACCGGCATGACGCCCGCCGAGATCCTGTCCAGCGAGTCGCAGGAGCGCATGTGCGCGGTCGTGCGGCCCGAGGACGTGGACGCGTTCATGGCCGTCTGCGCCAAGTGGGACACCATCGCCACCGTGATCGGCGAGGTCACGGACGGCGACCACCTCGTCATCGACTTCCACGGCCAGACGGTGGTCGACGTCCCGCCGCGCACCGTCGCGCACGACGGCCCGGTCTACCACCGCCCGGTGCAGCGCGGTGAGGGGCAGGACGCGCTGGTGGCGAACACCGCGGACTCCCTGCCGCGCCCGGCGTCGCCGTCGGAGCTGCGGGCGGAGATCCTGCGGATGGCCGCCTCGCCGAACCTGTGCAGCCGCGCGTGGGTCACCGACCAGTACGACCGCTACGTCCGCGGCAACACCGCCTCGGCCCAGCCGGCGGACGCCGGCGTCGTCCGGATCGACGAGGAGTCCGGCCGCGGCATCGCCGTCGCCACGGACTGCAACGCCCGCTTCACCGCGCTGGACCCGTACACCGGCGCGCAGCTGGCGCTGGCCGAGGCCTACCGGAACGTCGCGACCTCGGGAGCGGTGCCCACGGCCGTCACGAACTGCCTGAACTTCGGCTCGCCGGAGGACCCGCACGTGATGTGGCAGTTCAGCCAGGCCGTCCGCGGCCTCGCCGACGGCTGCGCCCAGCTCGGCATCCCCGTCACCGGCGGGAACGTCAGCTTCTACAACCAGACCGGCACCCAGGCGATCCTGCCCACCCCGGTGATCGGCATCCTCGGCGTCCTGGACGACGTCGCGACGCGCGTCCCGTCCGGTTTCCGGAACACCGGCGACGTCGTCGTGCTGCTCGGCCGGACCCTTGCCGAGCTCGACGGCAGCGAGTGGGCCCACGTCGCGCACGGCCACCTCGGCGGGCGCCCGCCGGCGGTGGACCTGGAGCACGAGCGCCGGCTCGCCGCGCTGCTCGCCGCGGCCGCCACGGACCGCCTGCTCACCGGCAGCCACGACCTCTCCGAGGGCGGCCTCGCGCAGGCGCTGGTGGAGGCCTCGCTCGTCGGCGGCCGGGGCGCGGAGGTGTCGCTGCCCACGCCGGGTGTCGTGGACCCGTTCGTCACGCTCTTCGCCGAGTCCGCCGGACGGGTGCTGGTCACCGTCGCGCCGGAGCAGGCGGAGGAGCTGCTGGCCCGAGCCGCCGCGGCGAACCTGCCGGCCCAGCGGCTCGGCACCGTCGGGGGAGACGTCCTGGCGATCGAGGGCGTCCCGGCCCTCCCGCTCGACGAGCTGCGCACGGCCTGGGAGGGAACCCTGCCCGCGCTCTTCGGCGCGTGA
- a CDS encoding sterol carrier family protein: MSSERDLLDAWLAGAGPQPDRGTVKAAVKESLQELAARAPGHSVEVRIPPFGAVQCIEGPRHTRGTPPNVLETTPQTWLALVVGALTWDDARAAGKLSVSGSRAGEVAALLPLG, from the coding sequence GTGAGCTCCGAGCGGGACCTGCTCGACGCCTGGCTCGCCGGCGCCGGGCCGCAGCCGGACCGCGGGACGGTGAAGGCGGCCGTCAAGGAGTCGCTGCAGGAGCTGGCCGCCCGCGCGCCGGGGCACAGCGTCGAGGTGCGGATTCCCCCGTTCGGTGCAGTGCAGTGCATCGAGGGTCCGCGGCACACCCGCGGCACGCCGCCGAACGTCCTGGAGACCACCCCGCAGACCTGGCTCGCTCTCGTCGTCGGGGCGCTGACCTGGGACGACGCCCGCGCGGCCGGCAAGCTGAGCGTGTCCGGATCGCGGGCCGGAGAGGTCGCCGCGCTGCTGCCCCTCGGCTGA
- a CDS encoding putative bifunctional diguanylate cyclase/phosphodiesterase has protein sequence MVAARSLPESGDPLPLGGIPLPRTGAPLAVTPSVPSPSALRALAGRWLTVLPDAGEPDVDRLSELLARLATALRAEPFWPLAARSIGAELLTSGLCGERSGMAGSAPEDTLPGTLGLLRDAGPAVFGIPGPESERRLTLALDELSAGFSGALRMWTHRAQEGLLLATLRAREGVERALAASETHYRAIYTQGPVGIAVGDLDGMIVDLNPAACRMIGLSAPPELPRPATDYVHPDDFGAFVSAYRRLGSGVSDTVSLDIRVVGVEGVVVWAHLTASLIRGSQGRPSHLIAVIEDVSERYRLRSRLVRASSEDRLTRLPNRTLIEESLRQAFVPGAARRVALCALDVDGFTRVNDDHGHRVGDGLLSAIAGRLRIVADPHLVARTGGDEFAVLVVDPDGVAGVAALADRIVETLAAPFEIGGRSLAVTASVGVAEDSTTRVCPEELLRAASVALSWAKGRGGGTRVVFDPERDAGESARSELLNGLVDAIGHGEFRLAYQPLVHLTERDVRGVEALVRWQHPSQGLIGPGRFIELAERSGAIVPLGRWVLGEACREAARWYAALGPRAPYVSVNVSPLQLPEPGWVDEVAHALEATGLPPDRLQLEITEQAVLGDEPSTMDALAELRAAGVRLALDDFGTGYSSLAWLRRLPVHALKIDGSFIDGLRHADPDPVDRSIVASLIQMAHALGLEVTAEWVETAVQAERLAELGCDLGQGRWFGDAGPARFVPGLGPRTIE, from the coding sequence GTGGTCGCAGCGCGCAGCCTGCCCGAATCCGGCGACCCGCTCCCTCTCGGCGGCATCCCGCTGCCCCGTACCGGTGCGCCGCTGGCGGTGACCCCGTCGGTGCCGTCGCCGTCCGCCCTGCGGGCCCTGGCCGGGCGCTGGCTCACGGTGCTGCCGGACGCCGGGGAGCCCGATGTCGACCGGCTGTCCGAGCTCCTCGCCCGGCTCGCCACGGCTCTGCGCGCCGAGCCGTTCTGGCCGCTCGCGGCCCGCAGCATCGGCGCCGAGCTGCTGACCTCCGGGCTGTGCGGCGAACGGTCCGGGATGGCCGGGTCGGCGCCCGAGGACACGCTGCCCGGCACGCTGGGCCTGCTGCGGGATGCCGGTCCGGCGGTGTTCGGCATCCCCGGTCCCGAGAGCGAGCGGCGCCTCACCCTGGCCCTCGACGAGCTGTCCGCGGGCTTCTCCGGCGCGCTGCGGATGTGGACGCACCGCGCCCAGGAGGGCCTGCTGCTCGCCACGCTGCGCGCCCGCGAGGGGGTCGAGCGCGCGCTCGCCGCCAGCGAGACGCACTACCGGGCGATCTACACGCAGGGTCCGGTGGGGATCGCCGTCGGGGACCTCGACGGGATGATCGTCGACCTCAACCCGGCGGCCTGCCGGATGATCGGCCTCAGCGCGCCGCCCGAGCTCCCGCGCCCGGCCACGGACTACGTCCACCCGGACGACTTCGGTGCCTTCGTCTCGGCCTACCGCCGGCTCGGCTCGGGCGTCTCGGACACCGTCAGCCTGGACATCCGGGTCGTCGGGGTCGAGGGCGTGGTCGTGTGGGCCCACCTCACGGCGTCGCTGATCCGGGGCTCGCAGGGCCGGCCGAGCCACCTGATCGCCGTCATCGAGGACGTCTCCGAGCGCTACCGGCTGCGCTCCCGGCTGGTCCGTGCGTCGTCGGAGGACCGGCTGACCCGGCTGCCCAACCGCACGCTGATCGAGGAGTCGCTGCGCCAGGCGTTCGTGCCGGGTGCGGCCCGCCGGGTCGCGCTGTGCGCCCTGGACGTCGACGGGTTCACCCGGGTCAACGACGACCACGGCCACCGCGTCGGCGACGGGCTGCTGTCCGCCATCGCGGGCCGGCTGCGGATCGTCGCGGACCCGCATCTCGTCGCCCGCACCGGCGGGGACGAGTTCGCCGTGCTCGTCGTGGACCCGGACGGCGTGGCCGGGGTCGCGGCGCTCGCGGACCGCATCGTCGAGACGCTCGCCGCCCCGTTCGAGATCGGGGGCCGCAGCCTCGCGGTGACCGCCAGCGTCGGGGTCGCGGAGGACTCGACCACGCGGGTCTGCCCCGAGGAGCTGCTGCGGGCCGCGTCCGTGGCGCTGTCCTGGGCGAAGGGCCGTGGCGGGGGCACCCGCGTGGTCTTCGACCCGGAGCGGGACGCGGGGGAGTCCGCCCGCTCCGAGCTGCTCAACGGGCTGGTGGACGCGATCGGCCACGGCGAGTTCCGGCTCGCCTACCAGCCGCTGGTGCACCTGACGGAGCGCGACGTCCGCGGGGTCGAGGCGCTGGTTCGCTGGCAGCACCCGAGCCAGGGGCTGATCGGCCCGGGGCGGTTCATCGAACTCGCCGAGCGCAGCGGGGCGATCGTCCCACTCGGCCGCTGGGTGTTGGGCGAGGCCTGCCGCGAGGCCGCCCGCTGGTACGCCGCGCTCGGCCCGCGGGCGCCCTACGTCAGCGTGAACGTCTCACCGCTGCAGCTGCCCGAGCCCGGCTGGGTCGACGAGGTCGCGCACGCGCTCGAGGCCACCGGCCTGCCGCCGGACCGGCTGCAGCTGGAGATCACCGAGCAGGCGGTGCTCGGCGACGAGCCGAGCACGATGGACGCCCTCGCCGAGCTGCGGGCCGCAGGCGTCCGGCTGGCCCTGGACGACTTCGGCACCGGGTACTCGAGCCTGGCCTGGCTGCGCCGGCTCCCGGTACACGCGCTCAAGATCGACGGCTCGTTCATCGACGGCCTCCGGCACGCCGACCCGGACCCCGTCGACCGGAGCATCGTGGCCTCGCTCATCCAGATGGCCCACGCGCTCGGGCTCGAGGTCACGGCCGAGTGGGTGGAGACCGCGGTGCAGGCGGAACGCCTCGCCGAGCTGGGCTGTGACCTCGGCCAGGGTCGCTGGTTCGGTGACGCCGGTCCCGCTCGGTTCGTTCCCGGCCTCGGGCCGCGTACCATCGAGTAG